From Eptesicus fuscus isolate TK198812 chromosome 13, DD_ASM_mEF_20220401, whole genome shotgun sequence, the proteins below share one genomic window:
- the TAGLN gene encoding transgelin, with translation MANKGPSYGMSREVQSKIEKKYDEELEERLVEWIVVQCGPDVGRPDRGRLGFQVWLKNGVILSKLVNSLYPDGAKPVKVPENPPSMVFKQMEQVAQFLKAAEDYGVTKTDMFQTVDLFEGKDMAAVQRTLMALGSLAVTKNDGHYRGDPNWFMKKAQEHKREFTESQLQEGKHVIGLQMGSNRGASQAGMTGYGRPRQIIS, from the exons ATGGCCAACAAGGGACCCTCCTACGGCATGAGCCGCGAGGTGCAATCCAAGATCGAGAAGAAGTACgatgaggagctggaggagcggCTGGTGGAGTGGATCGTGGTGCAGTGCGGCCCGGATGTGGGTCGCCCGGATCGCGGCCGCCTGGGCTTCCAGGTCTGGCTGAAGAATGGCGTG ATCCTGAGCAAGCTGGTGAACAGCCTGTACCCCGACGGCGCCAAGCCAGTGAAGGTGCCCGAGAACCCGCCCTCCATGGTCTTTAAGCAGATGGAGCAGGTGGCTCAGTTCCTGAAGGCAGCCGAGGACTACGGCGTCACCAAGACGGACATGTTCCAGACGGTTGACCTCTTCGAAG GCAAAGACATGGCGGCAGTGCAGAGGACCCTgatggccctgggcagcctggccGTGACCAAGAATGACGGCCACTACCGCGGAGATCCCAACTGGTTTATGAA GAAAGCCCAGGAGCACAAGCGGGAATTCACAGAGAGCCAGCTGCAGGAGGGCAAGCACGTCATTGGCCTGCAAATGGGCAGCAACAGAGGGGCCTCCCAGGCTGGCATGACGGGCTACGGGCGGCCTCGGCAGATCATCAGTTAG